In the genome of Terriglobia bacterium, the window AGGTGATAGGGAATAGGTGATAAGGGATAGGTCATAGGTGTTAGGTGCCAGGGACACAAGGGGATGTGTATAGTTCCTGGAGGCGGGGTTGGAATTCGCGCTGCGGAGGAGTAGGCGGCTAAGTTCAGCCTGGGTTCTTTCTTCGAAAACGCCCAATCTACAACACTCGATCACGATCCTCGCACCTAATTCCTATCCCCTATTCCCTCACCCTTCCCCCCGCCGCCCTAAAAACTCGAAATCTTTCAGTTCGCCCAGTTCCTCCACCAGAAACTCCTTGAGGCGATTGACAATTTTGGACTCCATCTGGCGCACAGCTTCCCGCGTCACCCCAAACTGGTCGGCGATCTGTTGCAAGGTTTTAGGATCTTCCGCGATCAGCCGTTCCCGGAAGACCACCAACTCCCGGGGCTTGAGGGTCTTGGAGAATTCGAGGAACTTGTTTTGAAGCAACCGCCGATATTCCGCGTCGGCCAACGCATCATCCAGAGCGGGACCTTGCGCCGGCAACTGTTCGGCAAAAGACTCCGTGGTCTCTTGAGTCAACGGCGCATCCAGCGACAGATCGCCCCCTTGCGTCACGCTCTCAATATCCACCACATCCGACTCCTTGACGCCAAAATGTTCAGCCAGGAGCCTGGGGCTGTGGTCGGCGAATTCCCTTTCCAGCCTCTCCCGCTCCCGCTTCAGATTGAAAAACAGCTTTCGACGCTCGTTGGTCGTGGCGAATTTGACAAGGCTGAAATTGTCGAGGATGTACTTGAGGATGTATGCCTTGATCCAGTAAGTCGCGTAGGAAGAAAATCTCGTCCGGCGGTAAGGATCGAACTTGCGCAGCGCTTGCATCAGACCGATGTTTCCAGCTTGAATCAAGTCGAGGACTTCTTTGAACGCCTGGTGATATTCGAAAACGATCTTCACCACCAGCCGGAGATTGCTGGTGATGAGCTGGCGGGCTGCCCCTATATCTTTGAATTTCTGGTATCGAATGGCGAGCTGGCGCTGTTCTTCCGGCGGCAGGATGGGATATTTACGAATCTCCTGGAGATACTGGGTCAGCGGATCATATCGGACGATCGATCCGCCCATCGCAGTGTCGGGCAGAACCGCCTTTTCTTCTTCGTCGACTACCTCGGGCGGTCGCTCATCCTGATTCAGATCCCTGGTCTTATTGACGGCCATAGCGCTGAATGATTCCTGATCGCTGCCCGCCAGTTACGCGGGAGGGGGGACCCAGGGTCTGGTTACATGGGGCGGAGGCTTCAATCGCTGATCCGACGCCTGGTCCTTCGGACTTGTTTCCACGATAGATGCTGGAGGACACACGCCACAATGCACGCAGCCATCGACATCCGGGCAGGGCGCACTGAATTTCGCGTCCATGGCCTGTTTCCATTCACTCATCAAAAAGAGCTTGGAAATTCCCAGGTCCATAACTTCCCACGGCAATTTTTCTTTGAAATTCGGCCGAGTCCGCGTGAAGTGATGCGCCTGGATCCCCAGGTCCCGCGCCGCCTTTCTCCAATGACCTTGCCGCTCGTGGGTCCTCAAAATAAAGGATGACAGGGAGCGGTCGCCCAGAGAGAGAATACTCTGAAGGTGCGCCTCCCGCGGCCGCATGGCATTGACGCGCACATTGGGCACGCCGCCGAGACCGCGGACAATGAAATCGATCTTGCCCTGCAATGTCTTTTCGTCTTCCACCTCGACCCATTGGAAGGGAGTGTTGGGCTTCGGCACAAAGCAGTTGAGACTGATCACCAGCGAGCCGAGCCGTCCATGCCTTCGGCTTGCCTCGACCATGATGGCCTGCAATTCCTTGACAAAATCGACGATCCCGGCGATATCTTCGTGCATCTCGGTGGGCAGGCCCACCATGAAATACAGCTTGAGATTGAGAATCCCCTCTTCGAAAATTGAGCGGCAAATCCCCTTGATCTGGTCGTTGGTCAGATGCTTGTTGACCACCTGCCGCAGCCGGTCGGTGCCGGTCTCCGGGGCCACTGTGACCTGTTGGTCGTGAGATCGAACCAGGGACCGCAAGAGGCGCGGAGAGATCTGCTCCAGGCGCAGCGACGCCACGGCAATTTGATAATCCAGATTTTCAAGGCCTCCCAGAATGTCCTCAATCTCGGGATGGTCAAGCACGGCGGTGGCAACAAGGCCGATCTTATTGGTGCGCGACCGCGCCGCTGCGGCCATCCGGAGAATGGACGACGCGCTTGCCATCTTGGGACGGCGATAGCTGTAACCCGCCCAGCAGAACCGGCATCCGGCCGGACAGCCGCGGGAAATCTCGATCATGAACTTGTTGGAAAATTCCGTGTTAGCCGTCAAAATCTGGGTTGCCGGAGTAAACTCGTCCATCGTGCCATCGAGTTTCTGACGCTTCACCGGGGCTGATTGCTCGGAATGAAGCGCGGGGACGTAGCAACCCGGCATTTCCGCCAAGCGTGCGAGGAGATCCTGCCGCTTGGAGGAGGCAGACCCGTTCCCGCCCGTGTTTGATTTGAGAATCTTCAAGAATTCCGGCACCAGAACTTCCGCTTCTCCCACAAAAATCGCGTCAAAGAAATCGGCCACGGGTTCGGGATTAAGAAAGATGGCGGCTCCGCCGGCGATCACCAGCGGGTGTGATTCATCACGATCGCGAGACAGCGCCGGAATTCGTGCCATCTCGAAGATCTTCGGAAGATTCAGATAGTCCGGTTCGAACGCAATCGAAAAGGCCAGGACGTCGAATTGAGCCACCGGCGTCTGTGATTCCAGCGAAAACAATTCCAAACCGCTGGTTCGCAGGGCCTCCTCATCGCCGGGCTCGGGAAGGAACACCCGCTCGCAGCTCACCTCCGGGTCGTGGTTCATCAACTGATAGAGGGAGTGCACTCCCAGGTTCGACATCCCCAGGTAGTAGGTATTGGCATACGCCAGCGCGACATTCCATTGGCGTGACCCAAACGGGACCGGCGTCGCCCCCCACTCCTGCTGGAGCAGGGTCTCGTACCTGCTTCGAATGTGATTTGGCATTACGCGGGGATTATATCATGAAGGGCGGCATTCAGTGGGGGGAGACTCTCCCGAACTTATTGGAGTGCGGAACTCAAGGTTCCGCTTTCTGTCGTCGCAAACTACCACCCTGTTCCTCCCTTCCAATCTGCCACCTCAAAACGGCACGCCACGGCGGGCCGCACTCCAAAGGTGGCAGTGTTGGAAAACTTGTCTCCTCTATCTGGGAGGCGTATACTTTTCTTGATTTGAGGCTTGGTTATTGCGCTTGAACCCTTCCCCCTCCAAGGATTGGTTTTATGGTCTATGCTGTCTCCCAACCGAAAAGGCCTTTGAGGACAGACGACTCTTCGTGCTTCAGAGAATCAGAAGGATCTCAACGCGACGCCCGGCCGCCGAAGCTGCTCGATCGAGTTCGAGGATCCATTCGCGCCAGGCATTACAGCCCACGGACGGAAGAGAGTTATATCCACTGGATCAAGCAGTTCATCTTCTTTCATGGAAAACGACATCCTGTGGAGATGGGGGAAGCGGAAATCAACGAATTTCTCACTTCGCTGGCCGTGAACAAGCACGTAAGCGCGTCAACCCAGAACCAAGCCCTCAGCGCGCTTCTGTTTTTGTATCAGCAAGTACTGAACAAACCCTTGGACTGGATTCAACTGGAAGTGCGGGCCAAGAGACCGGCCCGTTTGCCGATCGTATTGACGAAGATGGAAATTAAGGCAGTTTTGGCACAATTGAAGGGGACGCCCAAGTTGATCGCGATGCTGTTGTACGGATCAGGGTTGCGGCTCACCGAGTGTTTGGAGCTCCGGGTCAAGGACCTGGATCTCGAGAGGAATGAGATCCTGGTGCGGGATGGCAAGGGGCAGAAGGACCGGCATACCATGCTTCCCGAGAGCCTGAAAGGGTTGCTGGGGGTGCATCTGCAGCGGGTAAAGGAACTGCACGAGCGGGATCTTGCGGAGGGAGCAGGCCGCGTGAAGCTCCCAGGAGCTTTGGCGAGGAAGTACCCCAATGCCGACCGGGAGTGGGGCTGGCAATATCTTTTTCCAGCCTCGACGCGTTTTTTTGACAAATCCGCCGGCATTCAGAGACGGCACCATCTTCATGAGTCCGTCATGCAGCGAGCGATGAAGCAAGCTGTGCGGCAATCGGAGTTGACCAAGCCGGCGAGTTGTCACAGCCTGCGCCATTCTTTTGCGACGCATTTATTGGAGGACGGGTATGACATTCGGACGGTCCAAGAGCTTCTAGGGCACCGGGATGTCAGCACGACCATGATTTACACGCACGTCCTGAATCGGGGTGGCCGAGGTGTTCGAAGCCCAGCCGATAAGCTTTGACAGACATTTTGACCCTTGTCGGATTAGGCTGCAAAAACTGCAGTGTTTTCCGGACAGATATGGAGTTGTTTTTATCTGGCAAATCATTGTAAGTGGGCATATTGTGAAACGGAAGTGCAGAACAATCGGGCCTGATTAGGCTGCAAGATCCGCAGTGTTTGTTTTGAACTCGCAGCAGTCCAATACAGGTTAAATCTTAGTTAGGTTGGCTACCTCAATGAGGAGGAGATACGATGAGACGAATGACGAAATGGTTTGCAGCGATCTTTCTCACTCTCCAATTCGTAGCCCCCTCCCATGTCTCAGGGGAGAGTATTGGGTCCGTCACTGGGGGAATCGTCACTCTTTACGCGCTCGATCCCTTAATGAGTACGCTTTCCTTCAATGACGGGATGCCCGGCTATGTAGTCAGGGAGAATCTAACGTACAACCGGGACAGCAATCTTGCATTTGACATTTACTCGAAAGACAGCTTCACCGTTGCCATTCAGGGTGGTCAGAAGGGCATGATGATTGATCTCGGAACAGCAGATGAGCTGAGGACGCGATATGGTTACATTGAAACTGTCGGCAACCCCCAGGGGTTTTCGTCAATTCATCTGGAGGGGGGAGCTGCCTTTATAATCAAGGATCATAAAACAAGAACGTTCCAACCTCTCAAGGAGTTTGGAGCGCTGCTGAAGGGTACCAAATGGGATAGTTCCGCACCCATTGCTTTGGGCCATATTTATCTCGCCCGCATCTTTGACGACCATGATCTGGAGATTGTCGTTAAGCTCAAGGTGCTTACGTATCTTCCTGGACAGGCCGTCACGATCCGATGGGAGCGACTTTAACTACGCAACCTAACCCGCGCGTGCACCCGGCCGGCGCTAAAAGCCAGAGCGCGCCGGGCGGGTGACGCGCTGGTCGTTAGGCATATCAGAGGGGGGTATGAGACTCATCCCAATAAGATTGTCATTTTGTGGTTTGCTTCTACTACTCGCATCAAACGTGCAGGCTGTGATGACCGGAGGAAGTGTCATCAACATTCAGTTTACCCCCGCAAACGTCCCGGCGGGTGCGAGTTGGGCTCCCGGGATCGCACTCACTGAGAAAGGACTCGTGGCCGAGAAGGATCCTCACGGCAACTATGCCACGGACGTATGGATCCAATCGCAACCGATACCAATTGCAGAAGGGTGGACGCGGTTCCCGGCGGGAGTCTCCTTCACACTAACGATCAATGGCGAAGGCCTGTTCTTTTCTGACCTGAAAGGCTTTTTCCGGTACAGCTCAGATGGAAAGCATTGGTCCACGTGGTATGCCGTCGTAGGTCCCGGATCCGAATCACCTTGGAGCCCAAATCCCTGGACAGGGAAGCTGTCACTCCCGCGGATCGCACGAGAGGGGTATGAAAAGGCGATGCAGGAGTATTCCAAGAAAGACCCAGCTTGGGATGACGATGAGAGAAAACTGTGTTCTTGGATTCAAGAGCAACAGCCACACTTTTTTGAACATGAATTCCCTTTTGTTGGTTACCTTCAGATTCGGTTGGAGGGGATCGCGAAGGAGATGGAGCTGCAGTCTATCACTGTCAATACATGGGTTTCCGTTAGTGGGTTACACCAGTTAAAGAAGAAGAACTATCCCCCTCCTGTGCATTTTCCTCAGAAGTGAGTTTTAACTGGAGCAGCATCAAAGTCTTTGCCGTAATCTCACGTTTGACGTTGCTTGCAATGGCTGGGAAACTTCTTGTGGGCGAAAACAAGTGACATCAACGCTCGAATGCCTAACCCGCGCGTGCACCCGGCCGGCGCGAAGAGCCAAAGCGCGCCGTCGGGTGACGCGCTGGTCGTTAGACAGCCGTTTCTCGCAACTCCCACTTGGGGATATGAATCATCTTAAGGTGATCGTATGGCAGAGACCGCATTAAGGCGTAACCAAGGATTACTACTATGGTTTGTCTTTGTAAGCATGGTGTGTGCTCCGCTAATTGCCTCAGACAAGAAAGGAAACCAAGAGGCCAGGTATTTGGATGATGCCGTTTATGAGCCATGCCATGGGGATTGTGCTCCATTCAATATCGCCTATTTCTATTTCTGCTTGGAAACCAGGGATCGCATCCTGATAGGGCAGAAACATGCTTGGAAATGGGAGTACAACCCTGCACAAATGCACCCGCTACGAGGCAAGACTGTTTCTCTCAGATACGACGATAAATATATTTGGTTGATCCGGACCGACGGGAAAGAAATGAAATTAAAACAGGATTATTCGATGGATGTGTTTCGAGACCAGCGATGTAAAGATGTTATACATGCACCAATTCAGAAGAAACAAGCTACCTCGAATTGAACAACTGTCTAGGCGTGTCGGGGCCCGTCCCAGTGGAGATCAAAGGAAAACAGCAGTTTTGAATCAGCATTCATTTTCCGGAACCGATTGATTTCTTCGTCGCTGGTGAGTGGGGTCAATCGATACTGGTTGGCCACATCGCCACAATTTGTCTCACGCTGTCTAACCCGCGCGTGCACCCGGCCGGCGCAAAAAGCCAAAGCGCGCCGGGCGGGTGACGCGCTATCCGTTAGGCCCATTGAGGATAAATGAATCCAAACTTCCTCTTCCTGCCGGCGATAGCCATGGCCGGAGTTTTCTTCTTGGCAGGTTTCCTGCTGAGGAAAAGAATTGTCCGCCCACCCGGTACTTTGTTTTTGCTGATTGCCAGTGCGCTTTTTGCAATTCCCGGGGTGCTCATGGTGATTTATTACTTGCACCTCTTTGACAACGCTGTGTGGTTTTACAAATTCCGTGCCATGCCCTTCAGTGAATTATCGACCTCCGGACTCGGTTTTATGGCTGGAGTTTTTCATTCGAGTGACGCTCGAGACAGTTGTTTTCGAAGGCTTTCAGCACCAGTAGCCCTCTTCGTCTTCCTTATGATCCCCTTCGTAAAGCCAATAATCTCGTGTGTCGATTTCAGCCAATTCAAAAATCATTGGGTCGGTGATGTGTGCCTCCAAACCACCCCTTCGACCTGTGGGCCTGCCAGCGCTGCTTCGATACTGAAATCCTTTGGTCAGAATGTTTCAGAGGAAGAGTTGGCAAAGGAGTCTTTCACCTACACAGGCGGAACGGAGAATTGGTATCTTGCAAGGGCACTCCGCCGACGTGGATTTGACGTTCAAATCGTGAGCAGTCCGGAGACCCGAGAGCCCATTCCAGTTCGGGCCATCGCTGGGGTTACTCTCCGCAACGGGGCCGGTCATTTCATCGCGGTCCTCGCAGAGACTCCAACGGATTATGTTTTCGGAGACCCGTTGAAGGGGAAGGTTGTAATTGCCAAGGATGTGGCAAGGAACCAATATCATTTCACCGGCTTTTTCATGGTGATTCAGCTCAAGGCAACATCCAGCGCAAGGGCCTAACCCGCGCGTGCACCCGGCCGGCGCATGAACCAAGAGCGCGCCGGGCGGGTGACGCGCTGCTCGTTAGGCGGATGAATCTTTTTTGAAGACACTTTAATCAAAAGGGATTCGCTTGGAGGTAATCGTGCAAGGAGATGACATTCCTTGGGAACCTACGCATGTTGACGTTGATGGCACACTTGCCAATCCTCACATGCTACTCGCCGTGGTTCTTGTAGCCATCCTCTTATCGATCTTAACCGTGGCTGTAGTTGTGAGAATCCTGCGCGTGTCCCAAGGAAGAAAGCTCCCACGGTTGTCACTGGTTGGATATGGTATTGTTTTTCCTGTTCTATATCTTCTTGCAATTACACCCATTCCTTACTACTTCTTTGCATTGGTTTTCCAAACAATTCATTATCGTCATTACGTGTCAACTGGCTGGTGGGGTTTGCCACCTGCTTGGATTGCCCCATCCATTGGCCTGGTCGCGGGGTTTAC includes:
- a CDS encoding integron integrase — protein: MVYAVSQPKRPLRTDDSSCFRESEGSQRDARPPKLLDRVRGSIRARHYSPRTEESYIHWIKQFIFFHGKRHPVEMGEAEINEFLTSLAVNKHVSASTQNQALSALLFLYQQVLNKPLDWIQLEVRAKRPARLPIVLTKMEIKAVLAQLKGTPKLIAMLLYGSGLRLTECLELRVKDLDLERNEILVRDGKGQKDRHTMLPESLKGLLGVHLQRVKELHERDLAEGAGRVKLPGALARKYPNADREWGWQYLFPASTRFFDKSAGIQRRHHLHESVMQRAMKQAVRQSELTKPASCHSLRHSFATHLLEDGYDIRTVQELLGHRDVSTTMIYTHVLNRGGRGVRSPADKL
- a CDS encoding C39 family peptidase, which produces MNPNFLFLPAIAMAGVFFLAGFLLRKRIVRPPGTLFLLIASALFAIPGVLMVIYYLHLFDNAVWFYKFRAMPFSELSTSGLGFMAGVFHSSDARDSCFRRLSAPVALFVFLMIPFVKPIISCVDFSQFKNHWVGDVCLQTTPSTCGPASAASILKSFGQNVSEEELAKESFTYTGGTENWYLARALRRRGFDVQIVSSPETREPIPVRAIAGVTLRNGAGHFIAVLAETPTDYVFGDPLKGKVVIAKDVARNQYHFTGFFMVIQLKATSSARA
- a CDS encoding radical SAM protein, which encodes MPNHIRSRYETLLQQEWGATPVPFGSRQWNVALAYANTYYLGMSNLGVHSLYQLMNHDPEVSCERVFLPEPGDEEALRTSGLELFSLESQTPVAQFDVLAFSIAFEPDYLNLPKIFEMARIPALSRDRDESHPLVIAGGAAIFLNPEPVADFFDAIFVGEAEVLVPEFLKILKSNTGGNGSASSKRQDLLARLAEMPGCYVPALHSEQSAPVKRQKLDGTMDEFTPATQILTANTEFSNKFMIEISRGCPAGCRFCWAGYSYRRPKMASASSILRMAAAARSRTNKIGLVATAVLDHPEIEDILGGLENLDYQIAVASLRLEQISPRLLRSLVRSHDQQVTVAPETGTDRLRQVVNKHLTNDQIKGICRSIFEEGILNLKLYFMVGLPTEMHEDIAGIVDFVKELQAIMVEASRRHGRLGSLVISLNCFVPKPNTPFQWVEVEDEKTLQGKIDFIVRGLGGVPNVRVNAMRPREAHLQSILSLGDRSLSSFILRTHERQGHWRKAARDLGIQAHHFTRTRPNFKEKLPWEVMDLGISKLFLMSEWKQAMDAKFSAPCPDVDGCVHCGVCPPASIVETSPKDQASDQRLKPPPHVTRPWVPPPA
- a CDS encoding sigma-70 family RNA polymerase sigma factor, encoding MAVNKTRDLNQDERPPEVVDEEEKAVLPDTAMGGSIVRYDPLTQYLQEIRKYPILPPEEQRQLAIRYQKFKDIGAARQLITSNLRLVVKIVFEYHQAFKEVLDLIQAGNIGLMQALRKFDPYRRTRFSSYATYWIKAYILKYILDNFSLVKFATTNERRKLFFNLKRERERLEREFADHSPRLLAEHFGVKESDVVDIESVTQGGDLSLDAPLTQETTESFAEQLPAQGPALDDALADAEYRRLLQNKFLEFSKTLKPRELVVFRERLIAEDPKTLQQIADQFGVTREAVRQMESKIVNRLKEFLVEELGELKDFEFLGRRGEG